In Chryseobacterium culicis, the following proteins share a genomic window:
- a CDS encoding DUF4126 domain-containing protein, with amino-acid sequence MLDNIPYFSYIISAFIGIGLAAATGFRVFLPMFIVSLASYFNWIPMNEHFEWLAGLPTLITTGIATIIEILAYYIPFIDHLLDTVSIPMATVAGSILFASQFAELGTFPQWALALIAGGGTAATISSGFAGIRAASTATTGGLGNSMVGTTETAGAGIMSILAMAAPVLAAIFAIITLIVVIVFGRKAWKKLRSSKNNPQK; translated from the coding sequence ATGTTAGACAATATTCCCTATTTTTCTTATATAATCAGTGCGTTTATCGGCATTGGATTGGCGGCTGCTACAGGCTTCCGGGTATTTCTTCCCATGTTTATCGTAAGTCTTGCCTCTTATTTCAATTGGATTCCTATGAATGAGCATTTTGAATGGCTTGCAGGTCTGCCTACACTTATTACAACAGGAATAGCCACTATTATTGAGATTCTGGCTTATTATATCCCTTTTATTGATCATTTACTGGACACGGTCTCTATTCCTATGGCAACGGTTGCAGGTTCCATTTTATTTGCCAGCCAGTTTGCTGAACTTGGAACTTTTCCGCAATGGGCGCTGGCATTAATTGCAGGTGGAGGCACCGCAGCAACAATCAGTTCCGGATTTGCAGGAATAAGGGCCGCTTCTACTGCAACAACAGGAGGTCTGGGAAATTCTATGGTAGGAACAACAGAGACGGCAGGAGCAGGCATAATGTCTATTCTCGCGATGGCAGCTCCAGTACTGGCCGCTATTTTTGCAATAATTACCTTAATTGTTGTTATTGTGTTCGGACGAAAAGCCTGGAAAAAATTAAGAAGCAGTAAAAACAATCCTCAGAAATGA
- the rnpA gene encoding ribonuclease P protein component, whose amino-acid sequence MTNFQYPRAEKLKKNTEISLLFEKGKWRTSGNLRIIILKDKPNLPVEEAKFGVSVSKRYFKRAVHRNRIKRLLRECYRLNKDLFKQAFGEKTVAMLFWVSAEMPPKFQDVEAQFIKLCEAQKK is encoded by the coding sequence ATGACAAATTTCCAATATCCCAGAGCGGAAAAGCTCAAAAAAAACACAGAGATCAGTTTGCTTTTTGAAAAAGGCAAATGGAGAACGAGTGGAAATCTGAGAATCATTATTCTGAAAGACAAACCCAATCTTCCTGTAGAAGAAGCAAAATTTGGAGTTTCTGTTTCTAAAAGATATTTTAAAAGAGCAGTGCACAGAAACCGTATCAAAAGATTACTGAGAGAATGCTATCGTCTGAACAAAGATTTGTTTAAACAAGCGTTTGGAGAAAAAACTGTGGCGATGCTGTTCTGGGTTTCTGCTGAGATGCCTCCGAAATTTCAGGATGTAGAGGCTCAGTTTATAAAGCTTTGTGAAGCACAGAAAAAGTAA
- a CDS encoding ThiF family adenylyltransferase produces MDKYWLERTELLIKEDGLEKLIKANVLVVGLGGVGSFAAEFLARAGVGNMTIVDGDTVDITNINRQLPALHSTVGKHKVEVVAERLLDINPQLNLTKINEFLNPERMDEVLDSAKFDYVLDCIDSVTPKLSLIIAAKRRRIKIVSSMGAGGKTDPSKVLVRDISKTEHCHLARQVRKRLKKAKIDKGVRCVFANDIQDEESLKMTDGTNYKRSFYGTISYMPAIFGLYTASEVINHLLNQD; encoded by the coding sequence ATGGATAAATACTGGCTGGAAAGAACTGAACTTTTGATAAAAGAAGATGGATTAGAAAAGCTCATAAAAGCCAATGTGCTTGTAGTAGGCCTGGGCGGAGTAGGTTCTTTTGCCGCGGAATTTCTTGCAAGAGCCGGAGTGGGAAATATGACGATTGTGGATGGCGATACAGTAGATATCACCAATATCAACAGACAGCTTCCTGCTTTGCATTCTACGGTCGGAAAACATAAGGTAGAGGTGGTTGCTGAAAGACTTCTTGACATCAATCCACAGCTGAATTTAACGAAAATCAATGAATTTCTGAATCCGGAAAGAATGGATGAAGTTTTGGATTCTGCAAAATTTGATTATGTTCTGGACTGCATCGACAGTGTTACGCCAAAGCTTTCCCTGATTATCGCTGCCAAAAGAAGAAGGATAAAAATTGTAAGTTCAATGGGAGCCGGCGGAAAAACCGATCCAAGCAAAGTATTGGTAAGAGATATTAGCAAAACTGAACATTGCCACCTTGCAAGACAGGTAAGAAAAAGGCTGAAAAAAGCAAAAATTGACAAAGGAGTTCGTTGTGTTTTTGCCAATGATATTCAGGATGAAGAAAGTTTGAAAATGACTGATGGAACTAATTATAAAAGATCTTTTTACGGAACAATAAGCTATATGCCTGCCATTTTCGGGTTGTATACCGCTTCAGAAGTGATTAATCATTTATTAAACCAGGATTAA
- a CDS encoding TatD family hydrolase — MDFFDFHHHKKNIRNGIYNLNIEQIPPDSPYSIGIHPQDIDVNNIEQQFLWMKNMIFQNCFAIGECGLDSLVSVDHKIQEEVFLMQIKIANEVKKPLIIHCVRKFYEVISFKKKAQQPMIIHGFNKKHQIAEDLLANNFYLSFGKAVLYNLSLQDILKNTPLDKIFLETDNENFNIEELYVKVSEIKEVSLEQLNEQILENLHRIKNG; from the coding sequence ATGGACTTTTTTGATTTTCACCATCATAAAAAAAACATCAGAAACGGAATTTACAATCTGAACATTGAGCAAATTCCGCCTGATTCCCCTTATTCTATCGGAATTCATCCTCAGGATATTGATGTAAATAATATAGAACAGCAGTTTTTGTGGATGAAAAATATGATATTTCAGAACTGTTTTGCCATTGGTGAATGCGGCTTGGATTCTTTAGTTTCTGTTGATCATAAAATTCAGGAAGAAGTCTTTTTAATGCAGATTAAGATTGCTAATGAAGTAAAAAAACCTCTGATTATTCATTGTGTAAGAAAATTTTATGAGGTTATTTCATTTAAAAAGAAGGCGCAACAGCCTATGATCATTCATGGTTTTAATAAAAAACATCAAATTGCTGAAGATCTTCTTGCCAATAATTTTTACCTGAGTTTTGGAAAAGCTGTTTTGTATAATTTATCTTTGCAGGATATTTTGAAAAACACTCCATTAGACAAAATCTTTTTAGAGACTGACAATGAAAATTTTAACATCGAAGAATTGTACGTTAAAGTTTCGGAAATAAAAGAAGTTTCTTTGGAACAACTCAATGAACAAATTTTAGAAAATTTACACAGAATAAAAAATGGATAA
- a CDS encoding TetR/AcrR family transcriptional regulator yields the protein MKKKFTEKQIHILDIAEELIAKKGYEGTSVRDICSKANINVAMISYYFGSKEKMMSYLYQYRVLKTRENFSEFADTIKEGKPEMQLREMIKYIVSQLFKYNYFHGFVTQELRHTENLKDELLDFYQLFVKKLDEVIKKGVASGVFTFTPKPEDILTMIIGSTLFVIRNKNFYELYVPSKNEETYAKEAEKKVRMNLLLSVFAILGYAAD from the coding sequence ATGAAAAAAAAATTTACAGAAAAACAGATTCACATACTGGATATTGCAGAAGAGCTGATTGCAAAAAAAGGATACGAGGGAACTTCTGTAAGAGATATTTGTTCTAAAGCAAATATCAATGTTGCCATGATCTCTTATTACTTTGGTTCCAAAGAGAAAATGATGTCTTACCTCTATCAGTACAGGGTGCTGAAGACCAGAGAGAACTTTTCGGAATTTGCGGATACCATCAAAGAAGGGAAACCGGAAATGCAGTTGCGGGAAATGATTAAATATATTGTTTCTCAGCTTTTTAAGTATAATTATTTCCACGGTTTTGTGACTCAGGAGCTTCGTCATACAGAAAATCTGAAAGATGAATTGCTTGATTTCTATCAGTTATTCGTCAAAAAGCTGGATGAAGTCATTAAAAAAGGTGTTGCATCAGGTGTTTTTACTTTTACACCAAAGCCTGAAGATATTCTTACCATGATTATCGGATCTACTTTATTTGTAATCAGGAACAAAAATTTCTATGAGCTCTATGTTCCGAGCAAAAATGAGGAAACCTATGCAAAAGAAGCTGAGAAAAAGGTGAGAATGAATCTTTTATTAAGTGTTTTTGCGATTCTGGGATACGCTGCAGACTAA
- a CDS encoding outer membrane protein assembly factor BamD: MKKYILGLFVVAVISSCVSQQERAMRSADKEFILKAANENFAKKKWKNALALYDRLANLVAGTDDFPNVGFNTAYANYYDKSYKLAGHQFKNFAVSFPKDPRAEEAAYMSALCYYEGSMDYNLDQSSTELAINELQEFLNNYPNSERSKNISQLIDELSYKLEFKAYENGRQYYKMGEYKAANVAFENVLEDFPSTKLRSKIYDYIMKSRYELAMKSVYNLKDERIESALTYTKVVEKELPNTEYSKTALDLREKLEKEKQNFVVVKKQTEARIAALTARQKKEAEKLADKDKADQQIKDQISNEKKAIQLQRDSAALKTPPPAATFKIQR; the protein is encoded by the coding sequence ATGAAAAAATATATTTTAGGTCTTTTTGTTGTAGCGGTGATTTCATCTTGTGTAAGCCAACAGGAAAGAGCAATGAGAAGTGCTGATAAAGAATTTATCTTAAAGGCAGCTAATGAAAATTTCGCTAAGAAAAAGTGGAAAAATGCATTGGCGCTTTACGACAGACTTGCAAATCTTGTGGCAGGAACGGATGATTTTCCTAATGTAGGTTTCAACACTGCTTATGCTAACTACTATGACAAGAGTTATAAGCTGGCAGGTCACCAGTTTAAAAACTTTGCAGTGAGTTTCCCAAAAGATCCAAGAGCTGAAGAAGCAGCGTATATGTCTGCATTGTGCTATTATGAAGGATCTATGGATTATAACTTAGATCAGTCCAGTACAGAATTGGCTATTAATGAGCTTCAGGAGTTCCTGAACAATTATCCCAACTCTGAAAGGTCTAAAAATATCAGCCAACTTATTGATGAATTGTCTTATAAGCTTGAATTTAAAGCTTACGAAAACGGAAGACAATACTATAAAATGGGAGAGTATAAAGCAGCGAATGTAGCATTTGAAAATGTTTTAGAAGACTTTCCAAGTACAAAACTTCGTTCAAAAATTTATGATTATATCATGAAGTCACGTTATGAACTGGCGATGAAATCAGTATATAATCTTAAAGACGAGCGTATTGAAAGTGCTCTGACTTACACAAAAGTGGTAGAGAAAGAGCTTCCTAATACAGAATATTCTAAAACGGCATTAGATCTTAGAGAAAAACTGGAAAAGGAAAAACAAAACTTCGTTGTTGTTAAAAAACAAACTGAAGCAAGAATTGCAGCTTTAACGGCAAGACAGAAAAAAGAAGCTGAAAAACTGGCAGATAAAGATAAAGCTGATCAGCAAATAAAGGATCAGATCAGCAATGAAAAGAAAGCAATCCAGTTACAGAGGGACAGTGCGGCACTTAAGACGCCTCCTCCTGCAGCGACTTTCAAAATTCAAAGATAA
- a CDS encoding DNA-directed RNA polymerase subunit omega has translation MSVKDTKAEVNTITYDKDKIEDKVGSIYEAIVIMGKRAEQINAEIRTELHNKLDEFAVHNSTLEEVFENREQIEISKHYEKLPKPTSIAIEEWLNEDVYFRKTEERK, from the coding sequence ATGAGTGTAAAAGATACAAAAGCAGAAGTAAATACTATTACTTACGATAAAGATAAGATTGAAGATAAAGTAGGTTCAATCTATGAAGCTATTGTTATCATGGGAAAGAGAGCAGAGCAGATCAATGCGGAGATCCGTACGGAACTTCACAACAAATTGGATGAATTTGCTGTTCATAATTCTACATTAGAAGAGGTTTTCGAAAACAGAGAGCAAATTGAGATCTCTAAACATTACGAAAAGCTTCCAAAGCCAACTTCAATTGCTATTGAAGAATGGTTAAACGAAGATGTTTATTTCAGAAAAACAGAAGAAAGAAAATAA
- the coaBC gene encoding bifunctional phosphopantothenoylcysteine decarboxylase/phosphopantothenate--cysteine ligase CoaBC yields MSVSGKKILIAVSGGIAAYKIHFLIRDFVKKGAEVQVIMTPDAENFVTKLSLSTLSKKPVYSDFYSSNGTWNSHVEMALWADVMIVAPCTANTLSKMVHGMCDNLVIATYMSAKCAVFIAPAMDLDMYAHPSTKKNLELAESFGHIIIPAENGELASGLIGQGRMAEPATIFTTVEHYFHSDSHSGSLDGKTVLITAGPTYEAIDPVRFIGNHSSGKMGFSLAEEASKRGARVILISGPSFQTLNDPNVELHKVTSAKEMLAKVFEFYDRIDIGIASAAVADYAPKEVAKEKIKKNDENLTIELVKNPDILKTMGEKKTHQFLVGFALETQNEEENAKGKLEKKNLDMIVLNSLRDEGAGFKNDTNKIKIFTKTEKKEFNLKSKDDVAKDILNFVEAQFLK; encoded by the coding sequence ATGAGTGTTTCCGGTAAAAAGATACTTATCGCTGTCTCTGGAGGAATTGCGGCTTACAAAATTCATTTTCTCATCAGAGATTTTGTGAAGAAAGGAGCCGAAGTACAGGTTATTATGACTCCTGATGCTGAAAACTTTGTGACGAAACTAAGTCTGTCTACATTATCCAAAAAACCTGTGTATTCAGATTTTTACAGCAGCAACGGAACATGGAACAGTCATGTGGAAATGGCTTTGTGGGCAGATGTTATGATTGTCGCTCCATGTACGGCCAATACACTGTCTAAAATGGTCCACGGAATGTGTGATAATCTGGTTATTGCAACGTATATGTCTGCAAAATGCGCGGTATTCATTGCTCCTGCAATGGATCTTGATATGTATGCACACCCTTCTACAAAAAAGAATCTGGAGCTGGCAGAAAGCTTCGGACATATAATCATACCTGCGGAAAACGGAGAGTTGGCAAGCGGACTGATCGGGCAGGGAAGAATGGCAGAGCCGGCAACGATCTTTACTACAGTTGAACATTATTTTCATTCAGATAGCCATTCCGGAAGTCTTGATGGGAAAACGGTTTTAATTACTGCAGGACCTACTTATGAAGCTATTGATCCGGTAAGATTCATCGGAAATCATTCGTCTGGGAAAATGGGCTTTTCTCTCGCAGAAGAAGCTTCGAAAAGAGGCGCAAGAGTAATCCTGATTTCAGGGCCAAGTTTTCAGACCCTTAATGATCCAAATGTTGAACTTCATAAAGTAACTTCGGCAAAAGAAATGCTGGCCAAAGTATTTGAATTTTACGACAGAATAGATATTGGGATTGCCAGTGCGGCAGTAGCAGATTATGCTCCAAAAGAAGTGGCTAAGGAAAAGATCAAAAAAAATGATGAAAACCTGACGATTGAATTGGTTAAGAATCCTGATATCCTTAAAACAATGGGGGAAAAGAAGACTCACCAGTTTCTGGTAGGATTTGCCCTGGAAACCCAAAATGAAGAGGAAAATGCAAAAGGAAAACTGGAAAAGAAAAATCTGGATATGATTGTTCTGAATTCTCTTCGTGACGAAGGTGCTGGTTTTAAAAATGACACCAACAAAATCAAAATATTTACAAAAACAGAGAAAAAAGAATTCAATCTGAAATCAAAGGATGATGTAGCAAAAGATATTCTCAATTTTGTAGAGGCTCAATTTTTAAAATAA
- a CDS encoding DUF4835 family protein, whose product MKKIISLFFLFFLYTQSFSQELLATVQVNSNQLGGSNQQAYKALEKSLRDFINNTSWTGKKLQNFEKIKCAFSIVISERDVNKFKGTIVIQAVRPVYNTTYESPLLNLQDQRFAFEYIENESLIFNERQFSGKNLTDVISFYIYVILGLDADSFQSMGGSQWYAKAQQIAQNSQNRNYEGWNTINEPRSRSILINEIMNPNWGQLRSTIYTYHRAGLDNLFNQDQTAGKKVIFDALMQLKMYENNFQQAFFFNLFMDTKSDEIFNIFNSGNNGGLILNDLKQNMIILSPKNIENKWNKWKV is encoded by the coding sequence ATGAAAAAAATTATAAGTTTATTTTTTCTGTTTTTTCTATATACCCAAAGTTTTTCTCAGGAGCTGTTGGCAACAGTACAGGTAAACTCCAATCAGCTTGGGGGAAGTAACCAGCAGGCCTATAAAGCATTGGAGAAAAGTCTCAGGGATTTTATTAATAATACCAGTTGGACGGGTAAAAAACTTCAGAATTTTGAAAAAATAAAATGTGCTTTTTCTATTGTTATTTCTGAAAGAGACGTAAATAAATTCAAAGGAACTATTGTTATTCAGGCAGTAAGACCTGTTTATAATACGACCTATGAATCTCCTTTACTGAACCTTCAGGATCAAAGATTTGCTTTTGAGTACATTGAAAATGAGAGTCTTATTTTTAATGAAAGACAGTTTTCAGGGAAAAATCTTACGGATGTGATCAGTTTCTATATCTATGTGATTTTAGGGTTGGATGCAGATAGCTTCCAGTCTATGGGAGGATCTCAATGGTATGCAAAAGCACAACAGATTGCTCAGAATTCCCAAAACAGAAACTATGAGGGCTGGAATACCATCAATGAGCCAAGAAGCCGTTCTATTTTGATCAACGAAATCATGAACCCAAACTGGGGTCAGTTGCGTTCTACCATTTATACTTACCACAGAGCAGGATTGGATAACCTTTTCAACCAGGATCAGACGGCCGGGAAAAAAGTGATTTTTGATGCGCTGATGCAGCTTAAAATGTACGAAAACAATTTCCAGCAGGCATTTTTCTTCAACCTGTTCATGGATACCAAAAGTGATGAAATTTTCAATATTTTCAATTCTGGAAATAATGGAGGCCTCATTCTTAATGACCTTAAACAGAATATGATTATCCTCTCACCAAAGAATATAGAGAATAAGTGGAATAAATGGAAAGTCTAA
- a CDS encoding DNA repair protein RecN — translation MLSRIYIKNFALIDTLEVSLKNGLQVITGETGAGKSIILGALRLILGERADVKSIAKTEEKSVVETEFSLNNQFKKFFIENDLDYELQTIIRREILPSGKSRAFINDVPVTLDILKELSSQLIDIHSQFETSNLFTSEYQFKIIDGLSENKKIIEDYQQEFSDFQTLKLLLKKLKTQLSESNKESDYKEFLLNELEELKLDDVDYEDVQNQLSIQENAGMISENVGQILSRFHQEEIGILSFFHEATNKLSKISEVSTSFAELDERLETSFVELKDIISELEHEAERVEINPENLVYLTDLNNKINALFLKHNVSDLHELIEIRNQLAGDQKGASDLESQIEETENNISQKEKTLQTLAAKLSKNRHKNVPVFIKKAEVLLKKLGLEKAKVDIELQDAEEFNPFGKENIQLLFQANSGFPLKPIQTAISGGERSRVMLAVKKIIAESDELPTLILDEIDTGVSGKVAEEIGNLMREMSEDMQLIVISHLAQVAAKGNDNYKVVKQDISGKTQSTIIPLSSEEKLNEIAQLLSGSKITEAALAQAKELIG, via the coding sequence ATGCTTTCGAGAATTTACATTAAAAACTTTGCCCTGATTGATACCCTTGAAGTATCATTGAAAAATGGTTTACAGGTTATTACCGGAGAAACCGGGGCTGGTAAATCTATTATTTTAGGGGCTTTGCGACTTATTTTAGGAGAAAGAGCAGATGTAAAATCTATTGCCAAAACTGAAGAAAAAAGCGTTGTGGAAACCGAGTTTTCCCTCAACAATCAGTTTAAGAAATTCTTTATTGAAAATGATCTGGATTACGAGCTTCAGACTATTATCCGAAGAGAAATCCTTCCTTCAGGAAAATCCCGGGCTTTCATTAATGATGTGCCGGTAACGCTGGATATTCTTAAAGAACTTTCCTCACAACTCATTGATATCCATTCTCAATTTGAAACCTCTAACCTTTTTACCTCAGAATATCAGTTTAAAATTATTGACGGGCTTTCTGAGAATAAAAAAATCATAGAAGATTATCAACAGGAGTTTTCTGATTTTCAGACTCTTAAACTGTTGTTGAAAAAGCTGAAAACCCAGCTTTCAGAATCTAATAAAGAAAGTGATTATAAAGAATTTCTGCTTAACGAACTGGAAGAGCTTAAACTTGATGATGTAGACTATGAAGATGTTCAGAACCAGCTTTCCATTCAGGAAAATGCAGGGATGATTTCAGAAAATGTAGGCCAGATCTTATCAAGATTCCATCAGGAAGAAATAGGTATTTTATCCTTCTTCCATGAAGCTACAAATAAGCTTTCGAAAATTTCCGAAGTTTCCACCAGTTTTGCTGAACTTGATGAAAGACTTGAAACCTCTTTTGTAGAGCTTAAAGATATCATTTCCGAACTGGAACATGAGGCGGAGAGAGTTGAAATCAATCCGGAAAATCTGGTATACCTTACCGATCTTAATAACAAAATCAATGCTTTATTTCTGAAGCACAATGTTTCAGATCTTCATGAACTGATTGAAATCAGAAACCAGCTGGCAGGAGATCAGAAAGGAGCTTCGGATCTTGAATCACAGATTGAAGAAACGGAAAACAATATTTCTCAAAAAGAAAAAACACTTCAGACTCTTGCTGCAAAGCTTTCAAAGAACAGACATAAGAATGTTCCTGTTTTCATCAAAAAAGCAGAAGTCCTTTTGAAAAAACTAGGGCTGGAAAAAGCAAAAGTCGATATAGAATTACAGGATGCTGAAGAATTCAACCCGTTTGGAAAAGAAAATATCCAGCTGTTGTTTCAGGCCAATTCCGGTTTCCCTTTAAAACCTATCCAGACTGCTATTTCCGGAGGAGAAAGATCAAGAGTAATGCTTGCTGTAAAGAAGATTATTGCAGAAAGTGATGAGCTTCCAACCCTTATTCTGGATGAAATTGATACCGGAGTTTCAGGAAAAGTAGCTGAAGAGATCGGAAACCTTATGAGAGAAATGTCTGAAGACATGCAGTTGATTGTTATCTCTCACCTTGCACAGGTTGCCGCCAAAGGAAATGATAATTATAAAGTGGTGAAGCAGGATATTTCGGGCAAAACACAATCCACCATTATTCCTTTAAGCAGTGAAGAAAAACTGAACGAAATTGCCCAATTGCTTTCCGGAAGTAAAATTACAGAAGCCGCTCTGGCACAGGCAAAAGAACTTATAGGATAA
- a CDS encoding DUF5687 family protein has product MFLKFLRLEIKSFFRGTSLGINLTMKILRFIGILYFIGCLIGGAFLAFFYIQEEMHQNPLKMVSKFMIVAWIIDLVIKYLWQEVPTQNIKPFLTMNIRKNTLVNYMLAKTFLSAFSWLTSLFFITFSLIALFKGYSIIGMLVWLIGVIALLYLNNFINIFFNGKEPLAIAIGICFVIIGSLGYYNIIPVLSYSESAFLSFYEKPYFALIPVILFVLLWWICFRYLRKEFYLDQGLEAKKTVGKTENIAFLNKYGVIGTFINNDVKMLRRNKVAKGILLGSVMFLFYGLLMFTSSLYKTPAMMMFMGLFVTGGFQFLFGQRVPAFDSSYYPLMMTLNVPYKEYLKAKWWLMNIVTGASIIIALCYAYFGWEVYVTFFAAGLYNMGVNSQFTLWSGAFNKTQIDLNSKEKRLGQKGSFNMVAILLLIPKMLLPMGVFALAKYFTGITGGVVSIAIIGVIGFFMREKIFDIIVKQYKREKYSALDAFKNKG; this is encoded by the coding sequence ATGTTTCTAAAGTTCCTTAGGCTTGAAATCAAAAGCTTCTTTCGTGGTACATCTTTAGGGATCAATCTGACCATGAAAATCCTCCGTTTCATAGGAATTCTTTACTTCATAGGATGTCTTATTGGGGGTGCCTTTCTTGCTTTTTTCTACATTCAGGAAGAAATGCATCAGAATCCTTTAAAGATGGTTTCAAAATTCATGATCGTTGCGTGGATTATAGATTTGGTTATTAAATATTTATGGCAGGAAGTTCCTACACAGAATATTAAGCCATTTCTTACCATGAATATCAGGAAGAATACACTGGTCAATTATATGCTGGCCAAAACCTTTCTTTCTGCATTCAGCTGGCTGACCTCATTATTCTTTATCACATTTTCCCTGATTGCTTTATTCAAAGGATATAGCATTATAGGAATGCTGGTGTGGCTTATTGGAGTCATAGCATTGCTCTATCTGAATAACTTTATCAATATTTTTTTCAATGGGAAAGAGCCTTTAGCTATTGCCATTGGAATCTGTTTTGTGATCATCGGAAGTCTGGGATACTACAATATCATTCCGGTTTTATCATATTCAGAATCAGCTTTTTTAAGCTTCTATGAAAAACCTTACTTTGCGCTGATCCCTGTTATTCTGTTTGTCCTGCTGTGGTGGATTTGTTTCCGTTATCTGCGTAAAGAATTTTATCTTGATCAGGGGCTTGAAGCTAAGAAAACAGTAGGGAAAACAGAAAATATAGCTTTCCTGAATAAATATGGTGTTATTGGTACATTTATCAATAACGATGTTAAAATGCTGAGACGTAATAAGGTCGCAAAAGGTATTTTACTCGGCAGTGTTATGTTTCTTTTTTATGGATTGCTGATGTTTACTTCTTCACTATACAAAACCCCTGCAATGATGATGTTCATGGGATTATTTGTAACAGGTGGTTTCCAGTTTCTTTTTGGGCAGAGGGTGCCGGCTTTTGACAGCTCATATTATCCTCTGATGATGACTCTGAATGTTCCGTACAAAGAATATTTAAAAGCAAAATGGTGGCTGATGAATATTGTAACCGGAGCTTCTATAATTATAGCACTTTGCTATGCTTATTTTGGCTGGGAAGTATATGTCACATTTTTTGCAGCAGGATTGTACAATATGGGGGTGAATTCTCAATTTACTTTGTGGTCGGGAGCCTTCAACAAAACTCAGATTGACCTGAACTCAAAGGAAAAAAGACTGGGACAGAAAGGAAGTTTTAATATGGTGGCTATACTTTTATTGATTCCTAAAATGCTTCTTCCTATGGGAGTATTTGCTTTGGCAAAATATTTTACAGGAATTACAGGTGGAGTGGTAAGTATTGCTATTATTGGAGTTATCGGATTTTTTATGAGAGAAAAGATCTTCGATATTATTGTAAAACAATATAAAAGAGAAAAATACAGCGCACTTGATGCATTTAAAAATAAAGGTTAA
- a CDS encoding ABC transporter ATP-binding protein, which produces MINIQNLSKTYGTATVLNIEHLEIPNGETFGLVGNNGAGKTTLFSLMLDLIQASTGFVSIDGIKVNESEAWKNKVSAFVDDTFLIGYLTPEEYFYFIGELRGQNKASVDEFLKPFHDFFNGEILKSGKYIRDLSKGNQKKVGIVGAIIGNPEIIILDEPFANLDPSTQIKLKNLIKELSKQDGVTFLISSHDLSHTTEVCNRIVVVNKGLLVKDIQTNPETLKDLEQYFADQVSVSDI; this is translated from the coding sequence ATGATCAACATACAAAATTTATCCAAGACATACGGAACAGCAACTGTTCTTAATATCGAACATCTTGAGATTCCAAACGGGGAAACATTTGGCCTTGTAGGAAATAACGGAGCAGGAAAAACAACTCTTTTTAGCCTGATGCTGGATTTGATTCAGGCAAGCACAGGATTTGTGAGTATTGACGGAATTAAGGTCAATGAATCCGAAGCCTGGAAAAATAAAGTTTCAGCATTTGTAGATGATACCTTTCTCATTGGTTATCTTACTCCAGAGGAATACTTTTATTTCATCGGGGAGCTGAGAGGTCAGAACAAAGCATCTGTAGATGAATTCCTGAAACCTTTTCATGATTTTTTCAATGGTGAGATCCTGAAATCAGGGAAATATATCCGTGATCTTTCAAAAGGAAATCAGAAAAAAGTAGGAATTGTAGGAGCTATCATTGGAAATCCTGAGATTATTATTCTCGATGAGCCCTTTGCCAATCTCGATCCTTCTACACAGATCAAACTTAAAAATCTGATCAAAGAATTATCAAAACAAGATGGTGTTACTTTCCTTATTTCCAGTCATGATCTTTCACATACAACAGAAGTATGTAACAGAATCGTGGTGGTGAACAAAGGTCTTTTGGTAAAAGATATTCAGACCAATCCGGAAACTTTGAAAGATTTGGAACAATATTTTGCAGATCAGGTTTCAGTTTCGGATATTTAA